tcctcGCCTGTccttatacttccctaccacctatactagaggcaatttataatggccaatttacctatccgggaggaaacaggagcaatcccacgcagacacagggagaacctgttgACTCCactcaggcaatacccagaattgaacccaggtgaggtgttaggctgcggtgctaaccactgcgccactgtgccgccctgcgctATGTGAAATGGGAACAGAAAGATATCCTGAAATTCTGAGTTGGAAGGAAAGTCCTATGCAGTATAAACACCAGCGCAGACAAGTTGGGTCGAACGATCTGTCTCTGAGATTTATATTCTATATAATGCAATCCTCTAAACTGCAAGTCAGTTCTGCTTGCCAAGCTATTGACGAGGCTCTTTCTGTGAAAGCTGCAAATTAATTGTTGCAAGAAATAGCTTAATCGAGTCTTTATAGAAGAGTTGAGATGAAAACTAATTTTTCAACTGTCAGTCAAAAATAATGCTTTGCCTCAAGAGTGCCTGAGTCTTAAGATGGACCAGATATTCCTGGTATAATTCTTTTACAGGAAGTTTCGGCCTAAAGATTACATTCACTAACTAAAGGATCTGGGACCCGCCTCTTGGCTGTTAACAATAGTTGtgtttattaattatttgaataaTTGCTGTCACTGGATATTTTACTGCACTCTTGAATTGTTCTCTGaatttggactgagtcaccccataaataaatgtgtttgtgcagcaacttaaactcAGAAGCATATATCCGATTCTTTCAATGATCTGCAAAGATTTGTTGTAATATTTCGGATCTATTCCCGCAATGCGATAATATAAGAAATTTATAACATATGgtgaccacagaagtatgaagcttccggatatggtgaagagtaaaatcacagaccgccttctgctctccatctctgggtcactgtgcttctgttccttgctctgacccctcagtcccttacggatttgactggccactaaaatgtatctgacagtcagagcgttgagcaacagaattaaagcgaatgggagcaaaggTGTTAACCCCCGATCAAGCCAGTCAAAGACCACCCATCTgacctcagtataatagcttggctttataTTACAGAACCAAGGCACATTGTCGATTACCACTCCAGGTTCATACCTAAAATAAAGAGGTATGTTTTTCAAACAgaacagaatgcaggttgttgctagaatcacagctgcagttttctcggtgcaatatttcagtttcagcttctggtaacaaatagccacaaatcgatcagcggagaaagtgacagtgaaccagacagaacagtctgaagTTACATAAAGCAGGTAACTGTTAACAGTACACACAGGGGTGATATGCAGGAAAGATCCCTGGAAATAATACAATTTCATCTGATacagtatgacatcagtgataatgaagagtagatctgccgttgccatggccaccaggtagcgagtggtgcaagtggagagtccgcactttccccgggacaggattgcAATCGCCACTACATTAACTGTAAGTGGAAAGAAGTTGAAAATTACGGATGAAAAATTCTCCGTGTCTGAGCCCAGACAGTAAGGGCTATATATTAACACATAATAACAGGTGGGTTTAGATAAGATCAGTAATTGACATTTTCAAATTTTGTATCGGCTCCCAACACAGGCATTGCCAAGATTAACAGAGGTGGCACAAGGAGCGAACAGCTGTGGCAGGATGGTTATCACTGCTCTCATCGTAATACTGGCAGCTGTAGGGAGGCCAGAACAAACATCATTGAGGGGAATTCTGAGCTGAAAATAACTATGGCATTTTGGAAGCGCTTGCACGGGTGTGGTGCACGAAAATGAAAGAAAATCAAGCGAGATGCTGGGTGAAGATAATAAAATCCTGGCAGAAAGTAGGTTGGGAGGAACGCAGACAAAAAGTAAATAGGATCGGGCgtaagccattcggtccatcgagcctgctctgccattaaaacAGATCATGGCTGGTTATCTACCTCTAGAccatttcccccactatccccattctgtgattctattgcaTGAACATTCATCATAGCTCGGACCCATGCAGACTGCCCGAGTGGCAGAACATGAGTATAGGGATATCCCAATGTTGAAACACGAGATTCACAGACCTGTAATTTCCAACAGGGAGATTGCACAGCAGGAGCAGGGAACTGCACGGATGCATGCAGGGAGATACGTGTTCCAGCGGGAAAACTGGGTGAAAAAAACTGAGTTAATAAATTACAAATGGGTGTCCTCAGTACTTACGAGCCTGTAGCTGTGAAGGGATACTGGCCACCTAATGAACGCTGTGAAAGCAGGAACTAAACTGCCAAATAAGGTGGATAGTGCATACTCACagcatcatagaattgttacaacactgaaggaggccattaagctcatcatgtctgcaccagctctccgaatgagcattttGCTATGTGCCATTCCCAGCCTTCGTCCCGTAACAGTGCACATTTTTCATTTTAAGATAATAGCTAAATCCCTTTAGAATGTGTCGATTCGACATGCGTCCACCACACATTCAGGCAGATATTTCAGACCCTAATGACTTATtgtgttaaaaagtttttcctcatgcctgcTTCATTTTCCAATGACCTTAACTCTGTTCCCTTGTTCCTTATCCTTTCACGAATGAGAGCAGCTTTTTCCCCTATCTTCTCTGTCTAGAACCTGCATATTTTGAGTACCTCTATTaactctcctctcaaccttctcttctccaagaaaaatagCTACAACTAGTCCCATATATAATCGcaagtgaagttcctcatcccagaaaccattctcgtgaatcttttcttcacTCTCGCCAATGCCTTCACAACTTTTCTAAAATGCAGCACCCAGAACTAGACACATTGCCCCACTTGAAGCTGAAACAATATTGTACACACGTTTAACATAAGCTCCTTGCTCTTGCAATCTATGTCACAATTAATAAAACCTGGGACGatttatgctttattaaccagtctctcaacttatcctgccaccttcactgcTTTATGTGCAGATATACCCAgttacctctgctcctgcaccccctttagaattgaactctttattttatattgtctctccatgttcttccaaccaaaatgaattacttcactctTACTTGCATTAAAtgtaatctgccacttgtctgcagaTTCCAGTAACATCACCGATTTGCTGTCCATGTAGTCCCAGTGAGGACTACACATTATCAGTCACAAAACAAAACCAGGGACCAGCTACAATTGAGTCTAACACAACTTCAGATACGGTTgttacttaccaggaacaccaataactgcAATCGTCATATAATATATTTTATCGATAGTGATGAATGTTTGAAGCATTTTTTTTGTAAGATGCGATCTGTCCCCTCGTGCAGCAGGCAATCTCTTTGAATTAAACTCTGCGACAATGGATCACCAGCACCTTTACTTTATGCCCTGTCAGGTCTCCGCAGGGACAGTGAAATTGCAACATCGTTTTAAGTTTCAGAAAACAAATTACGACAGCCACGTTATTTTCTTGTGATCGATGATATGTAATGTTGAGATTACATTTGAAAACACAACAACGTTGACTGAGGCCAAACCGTTGTCCAAAACAGTGCAACATGTGTACCTCTCGATTGTCGTATTGAATAAATACAGCATCTCAAATTATGTTATCACAGAAAAGTGAATATTAGGACATTCTCTTCAATGAAATCAGATCTTCGAGTTCAGGTGCACAGACCTTCGAAGGTGGCAAGGCTTATTGGTGGAGCAATTAACAAtgtatatggaatcttgggcttcataaatagagattgagCACAATAGAAGGGAAGTTTTGTTGAACATTTATAATGCTGTGGTTACGCCAAAACTAGAGAATCGTGTCCAGGTCTGATCACCACGCTTTGgagaggatgtgagggtccatgagaGGATGCAGAAGCGATGTATTAGAATCGTTCCAGTGATAAAGGATTTTAATTGCAAGATTAGGTTGGACAAGCTGGGgccgttctccttagaacaaaggagatagaggggagatttgatggaggtgcacAGGATGATGATAGATTCTGATGTGTTAGACAGAAAAGTTGTTCCCAATATCTGATGGTATGcagacaagggggcacagatttaaggttttgggcaagacatgTAGGAGGGTGTGAGGAAAGAAATTTGCAGCGAGGtctgatgacctggaactcactacctctgAGAGTGATGGAAGCAGAAGCAGTGAAtgatttgaaaggaaattggatgagcaattGAGGGAAcgtaaaacttgcagggctacggggatatagCTTGGGAATAGGATTGATTAGATTACTGGACAGAGAGATGGTATAGattaaggggccgaatggccttcttctgtgcaacTATGACTCGGTAACTACAATAGAACCTTACACTAGTACATGGCCTTGAATTAATTCAGCACCGTAAACCTATGCAACCTGATACAGCAATTGAATCTAACAAGGCAAATCAAGCCAGTACagacacagtttcatttcatccttcgtctcaaatgacgcattaacaaaaaacgtttttttcttcctttcaggtgtcaatgaACGCAAGCTGCAGCAGCCGATGGGGACTAAtaaccctccagatccttcttccccttcactcccttcgacaccaccccttctgatctgaccccttgccgtgtattcgctatatactctgacctccccctctctgaccctggatgttctgtactcagcaaaggtctcagttttatccctttacgtccccacctcaatgaatttcgcgttcGGTATGACGTTGAGCTCTCCGTCCGTCACatccgcctctgggctcacttccttGACCAGGAGTCATTCCCCAGATCAGTAGATCCATtcatccacctccagcattctccctctacctggacccctccccctgaccTCTTACcccctcttgatcttttcattggaaactgtcagcaagacattggtcatctcaatttcttcgCCGCCcttactcactctaacctgtccctctCTGAACTTGAGGTACTCCGTTCTcagaggtctaaccccgacattatcatcaaacctgcagacaaagctggtgctgttgttgtatggcgtactgaactCTAACTTGCAGAGGCTGatgcgccaactttcagacacttcttcctacctccttctggaccatgaccccaccaccgaacatcaagctgctgtccacaggactctcactgacctcatctcctctggagatcttccctcataGCTTCCAACCTGATAGTCCCGCATCCCTagacagctcgcttctacctccttcccaaaatccacaaataggtCTGTCCCAGCAGACTCATTGCTTCAgcgtgctcctgccccactgaacttatttcttctgttgtagggtattcccaagcgcagaggcacctgcagtaaatatcatactgtttaaatgttatttgagtaaccagaaacgtataatcttagtgaacaatgaagaggtggcaaggcatcatggggcttagccaaattgaccacattccacacaggagctgagtaacataaattcaaacaaaaaCTCATTAATTgaaaagcagatgtccttgtggaatgctgacaaaggtaccagcctgtaacgaggtcaagataagatgaaagcaaaatactgcggatgctggaaatctgaaataaaaacaagaaatggtggaatcaatcagcaggtctggcagcatctgtggaaagagaagcagagttaccgtttcgggtcagtgacccttcatcggaactgacaaatattagaaaagtcacaggttataagcaagttaggtgggggtggggcaagagataacagaggagaTCTTGctggactaggccacatagctgaccaaagggtcacggagcaaaggcaaacaatatgttaatggtgtgttgaaagacaaagcattagtacagattaggtgtaaatacactgaatattgaacagcagcaagtgcaaacctgaaaaaaaaacagtgggtaagcaaactgtacatttatttcatttcatctaaggaggtgtaatacctgcccattaacttcctctctcctcactatcccaggccccaaacactcctttcaggtgaagcagcgatttacttgtacttcctccaatgtagtatactttattcgctgctcacagtgtggtctcctctacattggggagactaagcgcagactgggtgaccgctttgtggaacatctccgctcagtccgcaagcaggaacctgggcttccggttgcttgccatttcaacactcccccctgctctcatgctcacatctctgtcctgggattgctgcagtgttccagtgaacatcaacgcaagctcgaggaacagtatctcatttaccgattaggcacgctacagcctgccggactgaacattgagttcaataatttcagagcatgacagccctccattttaatttcatttttagctattttttcttccttttttttaaacattcttttttatattttttacaatttttttttgcatttatttcttttcatctttgtttgttcagtttgcttacccactgttttttttcaggtttgcacttgctgctgttcaatattcagtgtattttcacctaatctgtacgaaaatgctttgtctttcaacacaccattaacatattgtttgcctttgctccgtgaccttttggtcagctatgtggcctggtccaatctagatctcctttgtttatctcttgccccacccccacctcacttgcttataacctgtgacttttctaatatttgtcagttccgatgaagggtcattgaccggaaacgttaactcaagTTAAGATGTTATGCGTACATGGGAACCAAGGATAATGTATAAGAGGGaacggaaaacatcatgagtaatcccctatctgtcgaTGTGCCGAttgtgcagtccctccatgccgAGTAAcatcttctattggctctaataatcaatgtatatgatccaTAATCGTTgtcattggaccatgtccagccaggatgggttgAGTAACTgtctgaaaatgtataagtattgatgattttcctttgtttggtggagaggcatctggacagcccagtgacctgcttcccactggcgtaactcaataaactgtttgacattggagcagacctgagcgtcgagtgattcttctacatTCGTTCCCGCCAACacatcctatcttgactctatcttttttccgctggtccagtcacttcccacctacatccgtgactcctcTGACACGCTACATCaaattgacaatttccagtttcccggCCCCAACCGCCCCATCTTCACCatgaacgtccaatctctctgcacctccatcccccaccaggacggtttgagggctctccgcttcttccttgaacaaaggcccaaccagaccccatccaccaccaccctcctccgtctggctgaacttgttctcacattgaacaacttctccttcaactccactcacttccttcaagtaaaagatgttgctatgggtactcgcatgggtcctagttaagactgtctttttgtgggatatgtcgaacattctttgttccagtcatacataggccccctccccaactctttttttctggtacattgatgactgtatcggtgccgtttcttgctcctgccacgaactggaaaacgttatcaactttgcttctaatttccacccttctctcacctttacatggtccatctctggcacttcccttccctccctcgac
This window of the Heterodontus francisci isolate sHetFra1 chromosome 39, sHetFra1.hap1, whole genome shotgun sequence genome carries:
- the LOC137352817 gene encoding probable G-protein coupled receptor 139 — protein: MLQTFITIDKIYYMTIAVIGVPVNVVAIAILSRGKCGLSTCTTRYLVAMATADLLFIITDVILYQMKLYYFQGSFLHITPVCTVNSYLLYVTSDCSVWFTVTFSADRFVAICYQKLKLKYCTEKTAAVILATTCILFCLKNIPLYFRYEPGVVIDNVPWFCNIKPSYYTEVRWVVFDWLDRGLTPLLPFALILLLNALTVRYILVASQIRKGLRGQSKEQKHSDPEMESRRRSVILLFTISGSFILLWSPYVINFLYYRIAGIDPKYYNKSLQIIERIGYMLLSLSCCTNTFIYGVTQSKFREQFKSAVKYPVTAIIQIINKHNYC